The following nucleotide sequence is from Bacteroidota bacterium.
GTTTAGCCTCGCATGAGGATGCGGCCTATTCGGTGACATCGACGATGTTCGTCGGCTGCCGCATTACCGACGGCACACAGGTGTTTTTCGATCCTGAACTTGCCGCCGGAGGCGGACTCAGCGGTGCAACCGGTGTCGCCGGTGCACTCAACGGTGAGACGTATCGCATCGGCGATCCGAAGCCGTCGCTCGCAATTGCGAGGTTGTATGTGCAACAGGATATTGCGCTCAGCGACGAGCGCACCCGAACCGAGGACGCGGCGAACGCGGTTGCCGGCACGCAGCCTCTGCGGCGCATCACGATCACTGCAGGAAAGTACGGGATCACCGACCGATTCGATGCAAATAGCGTTTCGCATGATCCGAGGACGCAATTTCTGAACTGGTCGCTCATGAGTGCGGGCGCATGGGATTATCCGGCCGATACCAAAGGCTATACGATCGGCGCGACCGTGGAATATATTGCGCCAGAGATATCCCTGCGTGCTGCAGCAAGTATGGTGCCGTACGAAGCGAACCAGGCCGTCTTCGATAGGAATGTTGCCCATGCGCATTCCGGGACGATCGAAGTCGAAGTGCCACATCGGTTGTTCGAACGGCAAGGCGTCGTTCGCCTTCTTGTGTTCCATACGACGGCGAGAATGGGCGATTACGCCGAGGCGCTTCGTCAACACGGCACACCCGATATCACAACGACCAGAACATACGGCCGTGCAAAGTACGGTTTCGATCTGAATCTGGAACAGCCGCTATCGGCAGTGCTTTCCGGCTTTGTCCGAGCAAGCTGGAACGACGGCTCGACGGAAACCTGGATGTTCACCGAGATCGATCGGTCGCTTTCGATCGGTACTGCGCTCGACGGCGCATTCCGAAGCGCGGGGCTGGATGGAGCACGTGCGGCCGTTGTCGTCAACGGCATTTCCAATCTGCACCGCGACTATCTTGCCGCAGGCGGCAATGGATTCATTCTCGGAGATGGGGCTCTTGGTTACGGGCCAGAAGCGATTGCCGAAGTACAGTACGCAACGAGGATCGCAGAATTTTTTACGTTATCGGCCGATGCACAATACGTGCTGAACCCGGGGTTCAATCGCGATCGTGGCCCGGTGGGCGTCGTTGCCCTGCGTGGACATGTGGAGATGTGACCATTGAATGTAATAGAATACTCTAAGACTGCTGTGACATGAGTCTCGTTAAGTCCATCATCGAATTTCCGCGTCGCATGCGCATTGCCGACATTATTGTCGTCGCTGCGCTTGGCGGGATCGTGTATTGGCTGACGGCGATCTCGCAGGAGTGGAGCGGCTCGGCGCATTCGGTGGTGAAGATCCATACCGAGTTCGGCTATCTGCCGCTCTATACCGTGTACTCGCTTACCCGCGGGCTCGTGGCGTATTTGATCTCGCTCGTGTTCACGATCGCATACGGCTATGTGATGGCCCACTCGCGTGCGGCGGAGCGCGTGATGCTGCCGCTGCTCGATATTTTGCAGAGCATTCCGGTCCTGAGTTTCCTGCCGGCGTTCTCGATCGCGCTGATCGGGTTGTTTCCGAATACGAACATCGGCCTCGAGCTTGTCGCAGTAATGGCGATTTTTACCGGGCAGGTGTGGAACATGACGTACGCATTCTACCGCTCGCTCAAAGGCATCCCGAGCGATATGCGCGACGCCGCCGAAAGTTTTTACCTGAGCCGTCGTGAGATCTTGACAAAGCTCGAACTTCCGGCCAGCGCCATCCCGCTGATCTGGAATTCGATGATGTCGTTTGCCGGCGGATGGTTCTTCCTAACAGTGTGCGAAGCGTTTACACTCGGCGACCGCGATTTCCGGTTGCCGGGCGTCGGCAGCTACATGTCGGTCGCGATCGAAAAAGGCGACACCGGCGCAATGATCGGCGCGGTCATCGCGATGGGCATCATGATCATCTTCCTCGATCGGG
It contains:
- a CDS encoding carbohydrate porin, yielding MKFTIIAVHILCIPLLTRAQPAGDASPWSFHFQQTVIGQYHFDFRSPYSGTNSLASHEDAAYSVTSTMFVGCRITDGTQVFFDPELAAGGGLSGATGVAGALNGETYRIGDPKPSLAIARLYVQQDIALSDERTRTEDAANAVAGTQPLRRITITAGKYGITDRFDANSVSHDPRTQFLNWSLMSAGAWDYPADTKGYTIGATVEYIAPEISLRAAASMVPYEANQAVFDRNVAHAHSGTIEVEVPHRLFERQGVVRLLVFHTTARMGDYAEALRQHGTPDITTTRTYGRAKYGFDLNLEQPLSAVLSGFVRASWNDGSTETWMFTEIDRSLSIGTALDGAFRSAGLDGARAAVVVNGISNLHRDYLAAGGNGFILGDGALGYGPEAIAEVQYATRIAEFFTLSADAQYVLNPGFNRDRGPVGVVALRGHVEM